In Malaclemys terrapin pileata isolate rMalTer1 chromosome 11, rMalTer1.hap1, whole genome shotgun sequence, a single genomic region encodes these proteins:
- the NIF3L1 gene encoding NIF3-like protein 1 isoform X2 has product MLLSCVHLIRRPLQCIQPLLVLPSRSFMDLKALVSSLNDFASLSLAESWDNVGLLVEPSPPHTVSTLFLTNDLTEDVMQEALQKKADLILSYHPPIFRALKRITWKTWKERLVIRALENRVGIYSPHTAYDAIPHGVNNWLAKGLGVCTTVPLHPSVAPSYPTEGTHRVEFSVDHTEHLETILSSMRGIPEISSLITLPARAEGEEQTRVSLNCTQKALLEVVALLSRNTLYHKTEIMLLQKPLLPHTGMGRLCTLSEPVSLSALTERIKSHLRLPYIRLALGTGKTLEANVKVAAVCAGSGNSVLQGVEADLYLTGEMSHHEVLDAVAKGISVILCEHSNTERGFLSELRDMLATHLENKITIIVSESDRDPLRVV; this is encoded by the exons ATGCTGCTGTCCTGTGTGCACCTGATTCGCCGACCTCTCCAGTGCATCCAGCCTTTGCTTGTCTTGCCTTCACGCTCCTTCATGGATCTAAAAGCTCTAGTTTCCTCCTTGAATGACTTTGCTTCACTCTCTCTGGCTGAAAGCTGGGACAATGTAGGACTACTGGTAGAACCGAGCCCACCCCATACTGTGAGCACACTCTTCCTAACTAATGACCTTACAGAGGACGTAATGCAGGAGGCATTGCAGAAGAAGGCCGATCTTATCCTCTCTTACCACCCACCCATATTCCGAGCACTCAAGCGCATAACATGGAAAACCTGGAAAGAGCGTCTTGTGATCCGGGCTTTGGAAAACAGAGTTGGCATTTACTCTCCACACACAGCATATGATGCCATACCTCATGGAGTCAATAACTGGCTAGCCAAAGGACTTG GTGTCTGTACCACTGTCCCACTACACCCATCAGTGGCTCCCAGCTACCCAACTGAGGGCACTCACCGAGTGGAATTCAGTGTGGACCATACTGAGCACCTGGAGACAATTCTATCTAGCATGCGAGGGATCCCAGAGATTTCATCTCTCATTACTCTCCCTGCCAG GGCTGAAGGTGAGGAGCAGACACGAGTCAGTTTGAACTGCACCCAGAAGGCGCTGCTGGAGGTGGTGGCATTATTGTCACGGAACACCCTTTATCACAAGACTGAAATAATGTTATTACAGAAG CCTCTGCTTCCACATACTGGAATGGGACGCCTATGCACGCTGAGCGAGCCAGTCTCCCTGTCAGCCTTGACTGAACGAATCAAAAGCCACCTAAGGCTGCCTTACATACGCCTGGCCCTGGGAACGGGGAAGACATTAG AAGCCAACGTGAAGGTGGCTGCTGTGTGCGCTGGCTCTGGGAACAGTGTCCTGCAGGGTGTGGAAGCCGACCTCTATCTCACTG GAGAGATGTCCCACCATGAAGTACTGGATGCTGTTGCCAAAGGGATAAGTGTGATTCTGTGTGAGCACAGTAACACTGAGCGAGGCTTTCTGTCAGAGCTGCGAGATATGCTGGCTACACACTTAGAGAATAAGATCACCATCATTGTGTCAGAGAGCGACAGAGACCCTCTTCGGGTGGTATAG
- the NIF3L1 gene encoding NIF3-like protein 1 isoform X1, which translates to MCLLILFFTTVSPVCLVLQLGLPASNSQDRLCALGILQSSGTEADLSDRLRTTDICMLLSCVHLIRRPLQCIQPLLVLPSRSFMDLKALVSSLNDFASLSLAESWDNVGLLVEPSPPHTVSTLFLTNDLTEDVMQEALQKKADLILSYHPPIFRALKRITWKTWKERLVIRALENRVGIYSPHTAYDAIPHGVNNWLAKGLGVCTTVPLHPSVAPSYPTEGTHRVEFSVDHTEHLETILSSMRGIPEISSLITLPARAEGEEQTRVSLNCTQKALLEVVALLSRNTLYHKTEIMLLQKPLLPHTGMGRLCTLSEPVSLSALTERIKSHLRLPYIRLALGTGKTLEANVKVAAVCAGSGNSVLQGVEADLYLTGEMSHHEVLDAVAKGISVILCEHSNTERGFLSELRDMLATHLENKITIIVSESDRDPLRVV; encoded by the exons atgtgtctgttaattctgttctttactacagtttcaccagtttgcctggtactgcagttaggcttaccagcctctAATTCCCAGGATCGCCTCTGCGCCCTTGgcatcctccagtcatctggtacagaggccgatttaagcgataggttacgtACCACAG ATATATGCATGCTGCTGTCCTGTGTGCACCTGATTCGCCGACCTCTCCAGTGCATCCAGCCTTTGCTTGTCTTGCCTTCACGCTCCTTCATGGATCTAAAAGCTCTAGTTTCCTCCTTGAATGACTTTGCTTCACTCTCTCTGGCTGAAAGCTGGGACAATGTAGGACTACTGGTAGAACCGAGCCCACCCCATACTGTGAGCACACTCTTCCTAACTAATGACCTTACAGAGGACGTAATGCAGGAGGCATTGCAGAAGAAGGCCGATCTTATCCTCTCTTACCACCCACCCATATTCCGAGCACTCAAGCGCATAACATGGAAAACCTGGAAAGAGCGTCTTGTGATCCGGGCTTTGGAAAACAGAGTTGGCATTTACTCTCCACACACAGCATATGATGCCATACCTCATGGAGTCAATAACTGGCTAGCCAAAGGACTTG GTGTCTGTACCACTGTCCCACTACACCCATCAGTGGCTCCCAGCTACCCAACTGAGGGCACTCACCGAGTGGAATTCAGTGTGGACCATACTGAGCACCTGGAGACAATTCTATCTAGCATGCGAGGGATCCCAGAGATTTCATCTCTCATTACTCTCCCTGCCAG GGCTGAAGGTGAGGAGCAGACACGAGTCAGTTTGAACTGCACCCAGAAGGCGCTGCTGGAGGTGGTGGCATTATTGTCACGGAACACCCTTTATCACAAGACTGAAATAATGTTATTACAGAAG CCTCTGCTTCCACATACTGGAATGGGACGCCTATGCACGCTGAGCGAGCCAGTCTCCCTGTCAGCCTTGACTGAACGAATCAAAAGCCACCTAAGGCTGCCTTACATACGCCTGGCCCTGGGAACGGGGAAGACATTAG AAGCCAACGTGAAGGTGGCTGCTGTGTGCGCTGGCTCTGGGAACAGTGTCCTGCAGGGTGTGGAAGCCGACCTCTATCTCACTG GAGAGATGTCCCACCATGAAGTACTGGATGCTGTTGCCAAAGGGATAAGTGTGATTCTGTGTGAGCACAGTAACACTGAGCGAGGCTTTCTGTCAGAGCTGCGAGATATGCTGGCTACACACTTAGAGAATAAGATCACCATCATTGTGTCAGAGAGCGACAGAGACCCTCTTCGGGTGGTATAG